The proteins below are encoded in one region of Peptoniphilus sp. GNH:
- the secA gene encoding preprotein translocase subunit SecA, translating to MSLLNKIFGSYSDREIKKIRPIVDKVLAFDDEIKKLSDADLKNKTLEFKDRYAKGESLDDLLPEAFAVVREAAYRVLGMKHFPVQVIGGIILHQGRIAEMKTGEGKTLVATLPAYLNAISGEGVHIVTVNDYLASRDRDWMGKVHEFLGLSVGCIIHDMDNEDRKKAYNADITYGTNNEFGFDYLRDNMVIYKENMVQRPLNFCIVDEVDSILIDEARTPLIISGVGDESTDLYKQARDFVNTLSFRVKTEEEQGLERFNRTFEEESVDFVINEKDKTSTLTDKGIEKAERYFGLDNLADAENMEISHHINQALKAKGNMKRDIDYVVEDGEVIIVDEFTGRLMYGRRYSEGLHQAIEAKEGLEVQSESKTLATITFQNYFRMYKKLSGMTGTAMTEDQEFRDIYNIDVVEIPTNKPIQRVDNNDLIYKNEAAKFRAVTEEIKQCHEKGQPVLVGTVSVEKSEQLSNYLKKAGIKHQVLNAKRHKQESEIVAQAGRFGAVTIATNMAGRGTDIVLGGNPEFMAKQDMQKKGYADEVLEQVDSFNKTDDQEIIDARKTYQALVEKYKEETDKEAEEVIKAGGLHIIGTERHESRRIDNQLRGRSGRQGDKGSTRFYISADDDLIRLFAGDRFKTVMEKANQPEDEPLDNGILTRLIESAQRKVEGNNFSIRKSVLQYDDVMNKQREVIYSERKKVLEGEDLSGDIKNMIEDIISHNLDFYEKIDANHQKYLDYEGMRAFGIDFFGFELKFMDDLKEASLDKIKDRFRTLAAEKYKDKENEFGADQFREVERVVLLRNVDQKWMDHIDAMDQLRKGIGLRAVGQTDPVRAYAEEGFDMFEEMNQSIKEGTVKMLFHVYNAEKIERQKVAKEVETVNPDTGKKMPFIRKHEKVGRNDPCPCGSGKKYKNCCGRN from the coding sequence ATGTCACTATTAAATAAGATTTTCGGATCTTATAGCGATAGAGAAATTAAAAAAATTCGCCCCATAGTGGACAAGGTTCTAGCTTTTGATGATGAGATTAAAAAGCTCTCAGATGCTGACTTGAAGAATAAAACTCTTGAATTTAAAGATAGATATGCTAAAGGCGAAAGTCTTGATGACTTACTGCCTGAAGCTTTTGCAGTTGTGAGGGAAGCAGCTTATAGGGTGCTTGGGATGAAGCATTTCCCAGTGCAAGTTATAGGTGGTATCATACTTCACCAAGGCAGAATCGCAGAGATGAAGACTGGAGAAGGTAAAACACTTGTTGCAACTTTGCCGGCTTACTTAAATGCCATATCTGGTGAAGGTGTCCACATTGTAACTGTAAATGATTACTTGGCTAGCCGTGATAGAGATTGGATGGGCAAGGTGCATGAATTTTTGGGTCTTAGTGTTGGATGTATAATCCACGATATGGACAATGAAGATAGGAAGAAGGCCTATAACGCTGATATAACTTATGGAACTAATAATGAGTTCGGCTTTGACTATCTAAGGGATAACATGGTCATCTACAAGGAGAATATGGTTCAAAGACCTCTTAATTTCTGTATAGTCGACGAAGTCGATTCTATACTTATAGATGAGGCTAGGACACCGCTTATTATTTCTGGTGTTGGCGATGAGTCTACAGACCTTTATAAGCAAGCGAGAGATTTTGTAAATACTCTTTCTTTTAGGGTAAAGACTGAAGAGGAACAAGGCCTTGAAAGATTCAATAGAACTTTTGAAGAAGAAAGCGTAGATTTTGTAATAAATGAAAAAGACAAGACTTCTACTTTGACCGACAAGGGTATTGAAAAGGCTGAGAGATATTTTGGTCTGGACAATTTGGCAGATGCTGAAAACATGGAGATTTCCCATCATATTAACCAAGCTCTAAAGGCCAAGGGAAATATGAAAAGAGACATAGATTATGTTGTTGAAGATGGAGAGGTAATAATCGTAGACGAATTTACTGGACGTCTTATGTATGGTAGAAGATATTCAGAAGGTCTACACCAAGCGATAGAAGCTAAGGAAGGTTTGGAAGTGCAATCTGAATCTAAAACTCTTGCGACTATCACCTTCCAAAATTATTTTAGAATGTATAAAAAACTCTCTGGTATGACTGGTACTGCCATGACAGAAGACCAAGAATTTAGGGACATATACAATATAGACGTTGTGGAAATTCCAACTAATAAGCCAATCCAAAGAGTCGACAACAACGATTTGATCTATAAAAATGAAGCTGCCAAATTTAGGGCAGTAACAGAAGAAATCAAACAATGCCACGAAAAGGGTCAACCAGTTTTGGTCGGCACCGTTTCTGTGGAAAAGTCAGAGCAATTGTCAAATTACTTGAAAAAAGCTGGTATCAAGCATCAAGTGCTAAATGCTAAAAGACACAAGCAAGAATCTGAAATAGTTGCTCAAGCTGGTAGATTTGGAGCTGTAACCATAGCAACCAATATGGCTGGTCGTGGTACGGATATTGTCTTGGGTGGCAATCCAGAATTCATGGCAAAGCAAGATATGCAAAAGAAGGGTTATGCAGATGAGGTTCTAGAACAAGTTGATTCCTTCAATAAAACTGATGACCAAGAGATAATTGATGCTAGAAAGACTTATCAAGCTCTAGTAGAAAAGTATAAAGAAGAAACTGACAAGGAAGCTGAAGAAGTAATAAAGGCTGGCGGTCTTCACATAATAGGCACTGAACGCCATGAGTCCAGACGTATCGACAACCAATTGAGAGGTCGTTCAGGTCGTCAAGGAGACAAGGGTTCAACTAGATTTTATATTTCAGCTGATGACGATTTGATAAGGCTCTTTGCAGGAGACAGATTTAAAACTGTTATGGAAAAGGCCAACCAACCAGAAGATGAACCTCTTGATAATGGTATTTTGACAAGGCTAATAGAGTCTGCACAAAGAAAGGTCGAAGGCAACAACTTCTCAATCAGAAAGTCTGTTTTGCAATATGATGATGTCATGAACAAGCAAAGAGAGGTCATATACTCGGAACGTAAAAAGGTGCTAGAAGGCGAAGACTTGAGTGGAGATATCAAGAATATGATTGAAGATATAATAAGTCACAATCTTGATTTTTACGAAAAGATTGATGCCAACCACCAAAAATATTTGGATTATGAAGGCATGAGGGCCTTTGGTATAGACTTTTTCGGGTTTGAACTCAAGTTCATGGATGATTTAAAAGAAGCCTCTCTTGATAAAATAAAAGACAGGTTTAGGACTTTGGCAGCTGAAAAATACAAGGACAAGGAAAACGAGTTTGGAGCCGACCAATTCAGAGAAGTTGAAAGGGTAGTCCTACTTAGAAATGTAGATCAAAAGTGGATGGATCACATCGATGCCATGGATCAACTCAGAAAGGGAATAGGCCTTAGAGCTGTCGGACAAACAGACCCAGTAAGGGCATATGCAGAAGAGGGATTTGATATGTTTGAAGAAATGAATCAATCCATCAAGGAAGGCACAGTCAAGATGCTTTTCCATGTATATAATGCCGAAAAGATTGAAAGACAAAAAGTGGCAAAGGAAGTCGAAACTGTAAATCCCGACACTGGAAAAAAGATGCCTTTTATAAGAAAGCATGAAAAAGTCGGCAGAAACGACCCATGTCCATGTGGAAGTGGCAAAAAATATAAAAACTGCTGTGGCAGAAACTAA
- a CDS encoding nitroreductase — translation MVMTNFLQQRRSCRDFQRRILGRDKIEFAKKTIEEISNSEEGKGLFFKLFENGKVIYEALQGKAGYAGVMINAPHYIAMGLENDEAITKLRAGYSLEKLNSKITSHEVKTCWVTVTQVAPEIKKAIFGEGGEKVAYVIAMGLPMAQEIFSPEAVSSRKPLNEYVFSEKLGQKSDVQELENLGLLNILSSVRFAPSHRNSQPWIFLVNSPKVEIYTFNNREVKRNLVDLGVVMYYFEAMAKELGVPNKWKVVDFEEVGDYLKVAEITM, via the coding sequence ATGGTAATGACAAATTTTTTGCAACAAAGAAGATCATGCAGAGATTTTCAAAGAAGAATACTCGGCAGGGACAAGATAGAGTTTGCAAAAAAAACAATTGAAGAAATCTCAAATAGTGAAGAAGGCAAGGGACTTTTTTTCAAACTTTTTGAAAATGGTAAGGTAATCTATGAAGCTTTACAAGGCAAGGCTGGCTATGCAGGTGTAATGATAAATGCACCCCACTACATCGCTATGGGACTAGAAAATGATGAAGCAATCACCAAATTAAGAGCAGGTTATAGTCTTGAAAAGCTAAATTCTAAAATCACAAGCCATGAAGTGAAAACTTGCTGGGTTACTGTAACTCAAGTTGCGCCTGAAATTAAAAAAGCAATATTCGGAGAAGGCGGCGAAAAAGTTGCCTATGTAATAGCTATGGGTCTTCCTATGGCACAAGAGATCTTTAGTCCCGAGGCTGTATCTTCGAGAAAGCCTTTGAATGAATATGTATTTAGCGAAAAGCTTGGTCAAAAATCAGATGTTCAAGAACTTGAAAACTTAGGACTTTTGAATATTTTGTCATCTGTGAGATTTGCTCCTTCTCATAGAAATTCTCAACCCTGGATTTTCTTGGTAAATAGTCCCAAGGTTGAAATTTATACTTTTAATAATAGAGAAGTAAAGAGAAACTTGGTAGATTTGGGAGTAGTGATGTATTACTTCGAAGCCATGGCAAAGGAACTCGGAGTTCCAAACAAGTGGAAGGTTGTAGATTTTGAAGAAGTCGGCGATTATTTAAAAGTTGCTGAGATAACTATGTAA
- a CDS encoding iron-containing alcohol dehydrogenase gives MRDFTFHVDTRIIFGKESVEKLSKELSNLNIKSILLCYGGGSIKRNGLYERVVSEIEKSGATFTELSGIDPNPRLESVKEGISLARENKCDFILAVGGGSTIDCAKAIAAGFFYEADPWDLVSGKTRVKKALGLGVVLTLAATGSEMDTSAVISNLQTKEKRGFASRHLLPLFAIMDPQVTYSLPAKQTFAGIADIMSHTMENYFTRDEDTYMQDRMAEVILKTCIKYAKVLKEDPKNYEARANIMWASSWAINGFLDVGKQTSWTVHPIEHELSAHYDITHGIGLAIMTPSYLKYILSPKTASKLQDFAVNVFSVKKTENPMADAKKGIELLENFFNEVGIPTRLSQIGIGDELFEEMAEHVLKVSKIGESSYVKLNKEDVVKIYRLAL, from the coding sequence ATGAGAGATTTTACTTTCCACGTGGACACTAGAATAATTTTTGGAAAAGAGAGCGTTGAGAAGCTTTCCAAGGAACTCTCCAACTTAAATATAAAGAGCATCTTGCTCTGCTATGGTGGAGGAAGCATAAAAAGAAATGGCCTTTATGAAAGAGTCGTTTCAGAAATAGAAAAATCGGGCGCCACTTTTACAGAATTATCTGGAATAGATCCCAACCCTCGGCTTGAAAGTGTAAAAGAGGGAATCAGCTTGGCAAGGGAAAATAAGTGTGATTTCATTTTGGCGGTTGGAGGTGGCTCTACCATAGATTGTGCCAAGGCAATTGCTGCGGGCTTCTTTTATGAGGCAGATCCTTGGGATTTGGTTTCGGGAAAAACTAGAGTTAAAAAGGCTTTGGGCTTGGGCGTAGTATTGACCCTTGCTGCAACTGGAAGTGAGATGGACACATCAGCTGTTATAAGCAATTTACAAACTAAGGAAAAAAGAGGATTTGCATCCAGACATTTGCTCCCCTTATTTGCTATTATGGATCCACAAGTGACTTATAGCTTGCCAGCCAAACAGACTTTTGCGGGAATTGCAGATATAATGAGTCACACCATGGAAAATTATTTTACAAGAGATGAGGACACTTATATGCAGGATAGGATGGCGGAAGTCATTTTAAAAACTTGCATAAAGTATGCTAAAGTTTTAAAAGAGGATCCTAAAAATTATGAGGCAAGAGCCAATATCATGTGGGCATCTTCTTGGGCTATAAATGGATTTTTGGATGTGGGCAAGCAGACATCTTGGACTGTGCATCCGATAGAGCATGAGCTTTCTGCCCACTATGACATAACACATGGGATAGGTCTTGCTATCATGACTCCTTCCTATCTCAAATATATTTTAAGTCCAAAAACTGCATCTAAGTTGCAAGATTTTGCTGTCAATGTCTTTTCTGTTAAAAAGACAGAAAATCCCATGGCTGATGCCAAGAAGGGGATTGAACTTTTAGAAAATTTCTTTAATGAAGTTGGTATCCCAACAAGGCTATCACAAATAGGCATTGGAGATGAACTTTTTGAAGAGATGGCAGAGCATGTATTGAAGGTTTCAAAGATAGGTGAGTCTTCATATGTAAAACTAAACAAAGAAGATGTAGTTAAGATATACAGGTTGGCTTTATGA
- the glpK gene encoding glycerol kinase GlpK: MKKYIMAIDSGTTSNRCIIFDEKARPISVAQKEFSQYFPKPGWVEQSPTEIWSTQIGVCVEAINKVGIDPSEIAGIGITNQRETTIVWDKNTGEPVYNAIVWQCRRTAQICDKLKSDGYEDVIREKTGLVVDAYFSATKLKWILDNVDGARERARKGELLFGTVDSYLVWKLTGGRVHVTDVSNASRTMMFNIEDLNWDKDILELLDIPEEMLPRVGSSSEIYGYSLSGFFGEEIPIAGIGGDQQCALFGQVCTERGMAKNTYGTGAFVLVNTGEKIVRSKNGLVSTIAWKIKDKVTYALEGSIFVAGSAISWLKDGLRLIDESDDSEYMARKVNSTDDVFVVPAFTGLGAPYWDPYARGLIIGLTRGTSKYHIVRATLESIAFLSNDVLRAMEEDMDDKIKLLKVDGGASKNDFLMQFQSNITGIAVRRPRVLETTAMGAAFLAGLSTGFWKDENHIRSLKEDDEIFTPSCGDYEHLISRWKKAVEASKCWAEA, translated from the coding sequence ATGAAAAAATATATAATGGCAATAGATTCTGGGACGACTAGTAACCGCTGCATAATATTCGATGAAAAAGCAAGGCCTATAAGTGTGGCACAAAAAGAGTTCTCCCAATATTTTCCAAAACCGGGCTGGGTGGAGCAATCTCCAACAGAGATTTGGTCAACTCAGATTGGAGTATGTGTCGAAGCTATAAATAAGGTGGGCATAGATCCAAGTGAGATTGCAGGTATCGGAATAACTAATCAGCGAGAAACGACCATAGTATGGGATAAAAATACTGGAGAGCCCGTCTATAATGCCATAGTTTGGCAATGCAGAAGGACTGCTCAGATATGCGATAAGCTAAAGAGCGATGGCTATGAGGATGTTATAAGAGAAAAGACGGGGCTTGTGGTTGATGCGTATTTTTCTGCTACTAAACTCAAGTGGATTTTGGACAATGTTGATGGAGCAAGAGAAAGGGCTAGGAAGGGAGAACTTTTATTTGGTACGGTGGATAGCTATCTGGTGTGGAAACTCACAGGAGGCAGGGTCCATGTAACGGATGTGTCAAATGCTTCTAGGACGATGATGTTTAATATTGAAGACTTAAATTGGGATAAGGACATCTTAGAGCTTTTGGATATACCAGAAGAGATGTTGCCTAGGGTGGGAAGTTCATCTGAAATTTACGGATACAGTCTTTCGGGATTTTTTGGAGAAGAAATTCCTATAGCAGGCATAGGGGGAGACCAACAATGTGCTCTTTTTGGTCAAGTTTGCACAGAAAGGGGCATGGCAAAAAACACCTATGGAACAGGGGCCTTTGTCCTTGTGAACACTGGTGAAAAAATAGTTAGAAGCAAGAATGGTCTTGTATCTACGATAGCTTGGAAAATAAAAGATAAGGTCACTTATGCTCTAGAGGGGTCGATTTTTGTTGCGGGTTCTGCCATATCCTGGTTAAAGGATGGGCTTAGACTCATTGATGAATCTGATGATTCAGAATACATGGCAAGAAAGGTAAACTCGACAGATGATGTTTTTGTCGTCCCAGCTTTTACGGGCTTGGGAGCGCCATATTGGGACCCTTATGCCAGGGGCCTTATAATAGGGCTTACCAGGGGAACTAGCAAGTATCACATAGTAAGGGCGACTTTAGAATCAATAGCCTTTTTGTCAAATGATGTTTTAAGAGCTATGGAAGAGGATATGGATGATAAGATAAAGCTCTTAAAGGTTGATGGAGGTGCGTCTAAAAATGACTTCTTGATGCAGTTTCAATCCAATATAACTGGGATAGCTGTAAGAAGGCCTAGAGTTTTGGAAACGACAGCTATGGGGGCTGCTTTTTTGGCAGGTCTTTCGACTGGTTTTTGGAAGGATGAGAATCATATAAGAAGTCTAAAAGAGGATGATGAAATTTTCACTCCATCTTGTGGAGATTATGAACATTTAATAAGTAGATGGAAAAAAGCGGTTGAAGCGTCAAAATGTTGGGCTGAAGCGTGA
- a CDS encoding Lrp/AsnC family transcriptional regulator, translating to MDKIDNSILEILKNDGRISLSEISSQVGLSIPAVRERMKKMESSGAIKYYTVVLNNEYFGRNLDGYCKVELNSLEKDLEKFKEFVRNEEEVVECYTITGDYEFFVHFLTKDTKSLEDLIFKMRSLGIIKRSNTQIVLSKLKS from the coding sequence ATGGATAAGATAGATAATAGTATTTTGGAAATTTTAAAAAATGATGGGAGAATTTCTCTTTCAGAAATATCATCGCAAGTCGGCCTTTCTATACCGGCTGTAAGAGAGCGAATGAAGAAGATGGAAAGCTCTGGAGCCATAAAATATTACACAGTTGTTTTAAACAATGAGTACTTTGGCAGAAATTTGGATGGCTATTGCAAGGTGGAGCTTAACTCTTTGGAAAAAGACTTGGAAAAGTTTAAGGAGTTTGTAAGAAACGAAGAAGAGGTTGTGGAGTGCTACACTATAACTGGGGATTATGAATTTTTCGTACACTTCTTGACTAAGGATACTAAGTCTTTGGAAGATTTAATTTTTAAGATGAGAAGTTTAGGGATTATTAAAAGGTCAAATACTCAAATAGTTTTATCTAAGCTCAAGTCTTGA
- a CDS encoding alpha/beta hydrolase, with amino-acid sequence MRLKRYEKKFLSLDRGETISYIEAGLDESADIIILVHGNYSDSTLFFPLIEKLEAECKVYAIDLRGMGDSTYNKKATSARAYSKDVVDFIYKKKIKNALLLGWSFGGGVCLEAGADLGDFIRGIILLSPMHADGFKMPFMQPFTFSKYARAIFPMQMSLLDSFNIFQEIKYLMPDRQMAESFFKELMFNAKEVDEEYMEICLDALYKQRNNIDMAEALCSFNISREDGAYKASRRINYIKVPIVQFHGHKDVLVPFYEVRDKVKLLGKKTRLIEFENSGHCIINDELDKLLVEIRNFILATKIKNRAYI; translated from the coding sequence ATGAGATTGAAACGATACGAGAAGAAATTTTTAAGTTTGGATAGAGGGGAAACTATCTCTTATATAGAGGCGGGATTAGATGAGTCGGCAGATATTATTATTTTAGTGCATGGCAATTATAGCGACTCGACCTTGTTTTTCCCTCTAATAGAAAAGTTGGAAGCAGAATGTAAAGTCTATGCGATAGATCTAAGGGGGATGGGCGATTCGACCTATAATAAAAAGGCTACAAGTGCCAGGGCCTATTCCAAGGATGTAGTAGATTTTATTTACAAGAAAAAAATTAAAAATGCCCTTCTTTTAGGATGGTCATTTGGGGGCGGGGTTTGCCTTGAAGCAGGAGCAGATTTGGGAGATTTTATAAGGGGAATAATTTTACTATCGCCCATGCATGCTGATGGATTTAAGATGCCCTTTATGCAACCTTTTACTTTTTCTAAATATGCAAGGGCAATTTTTCCTATGCAGATGTCTTTATTGGATTCTTTTAACATCTTTCAAGAGATTAAATATCTTATGCCTGATAGACAGATGGCAGAGAGTTTTTTTAAAGAATTGATGTTTAATGCCAAAGAAGTGGATGAGGAGTATATGGAGATTTGCCTCGATGCTCTGTATAAGCAAAGAAATAATATAGATATGGCAGAGGCGCTTTGCTCTTTTAATATTTCCAGAGAAGACGGGGCATATAAGGCTAGTAGAAGAATAAATTATATAAAAGTACCCATTGTTCAATTCCATGGCCACAAGGATGTTCTAGTGCCTTTTTATGAAGTAAGGGACAAGGTCAAGCTCCTAGGGAAAAAGACAAGGCTTATAGAGTTTGAAAATTCGGGTCATTGTATAATAAATGATGAGTTGGACAAGTTGCTTGTAGAAATAAGAAATTTTATTTTAGCGACAAAAATAAAAAATAGAGCATATATCTAA
- a CDS encoding HAMP domain-containing histidine kinase: MNKLSLQWRITLLTSFLIALSCISMNLLMFKTGSSYIDSIGGYITSYSLDTKNPSPNDSLYIEFPPEVMREFIKNLSNEIYKSKSLFSVRGWLITGGVSILSGLLAYYISGKSLRPLQKFSENIEKIQMENLTTSYVNEDEIKEFKILAQSFNKMLERLAAAFEDKRSLQAAAAHELKTPLALMQAQIDYSKSENMDINSYKNLINNLGEETEKLNLLISMLLQIGEAQRLPRKDPIDIAPLVEEVFTDLECLAEKKSISLIQKGDNFTLKGSDLLIYRMVYNLVENAIKYSLEKGKVEVETIQRDNTKEIYIKDDGPSIPDEEKENIFKPFYRIDKSRSSKISGHGLGLALVKQIVEIHAGKIEIIDSKDWSLVFKISFK, from the coding sequence ATGAATAAACTATCTTTACAATGGAGAATCACTCTGCTTACAAGTTTTTTGATAGCCCTCTCCTGCATAAGCATGAACCTGCTCATGTTTAAGACTGGTTCCTCCTACATCGACTCCATAGGTGGATATATCACATCCTATTCTCTAGACACTAAGAATCCTTCTCCAAATGACAGCCTTTATATAGAATTTCCACCAGAAGTGATGCGAGAATTTATTAAAAATCTTTCCAATGAAATCTATAAAAGCAAATCTCTATTTTCTGTAAGAGGATGGCTTATCACAGGTGGAGTTTCAATCTTAAGTGGACTTTTGGCATACTATATATCGGGCAAGTCCCTAAGACCTCTGCAAAAATTCTCAGAGAATATAGAAAAAATTCAAATGGAAAATCTCACCACATCCTATGTAAACGAGGATGAAATAAAAGAATTTAAAATCCTAGCCCAATCTTTTAACAAGATGCTAGAGCGTTTGGCCGCCGCATTTGAAGATAAAAGAAGCTTGCAAGCAGCTGCTGCCCATGAACTCAAAACTCCACTAGCTCTCATGCAGGCTCAAATTGATTATAGCAAGTCTGAAAATATGGATATAAATTCCTACAAAAATCTAATAAATAATCTCGGCGAAGAAACCGAAAAATTAAACCTGCTAATAAGTATGCTCTTACAAATAGGCGAAGCTCAAAGATTGCCAAGAAAAGACCCCATAGACATAGCTCCCCTAGTTGAAGAAGTCTTTACAGATCTTGAATGTTTAGCCGAGAAAAAATCCATATCCCTAATCCAAAAGGGAGACAATTTCACCCTCAAAGGCTCTGATCTTCTAATTTATAGAATGGTCTACAACCTTGTAGAAAACGCAATAAAATATAGTTTAGAAAAAGGCAAGGTTGAAGTCGAAACCATACAAAGAGATAATACAAAAGAAATTTATATAAAAGATGACGGGCCCTCAATCCCAGATGAAGAAAAGGAAAATATCTTCAAGCCCTTTTATAGAATTGACAAATCTAGATCTAGCAAAATAAGTGGCCATGGCTTGGGGCTTGCCCTTGTAAAGCAAATAGTAGAAATTCACGCAGGAAAAATAGAAATCATCGATTCCAAAGATTGGTCCCTGGTCTTTAAAATAAGTTTTAAATAA
- a CDS encoding response regulator transcription factor, with protein MRILIIEDEEKLLNTIVKSLQKSGYEVDKCSDGNEAIEILEIENFDLVVLDLNLPGCDGMDVLRHFRSHNRQTSVIILSARSQIDDKVEGLDAGANDYMAKPFHLEELEARIRSLTRRKFIQKDKNLSYQGLKFDTINRTTSYKDKIISLTRKERGILEYLLLNLERPISQEELIEHVWDGSVDPFSNSIRVHMSSLRKKLKEAMGFDPIKNKVGLGYQIGGRHE; from the coding sequence TTGCGTATTTTAATTATAGAAGATGAAGAAAAACTTTTAAACACAATTGTAAAATCACTGCAAAAGTCTGGTTATGAGGTTGACAAATGCTCAGACGGAAATGAGGCAATAGAAATTTTAGAAATCGAAAATTTCGATCTCGTAGTACTTGATCTAAACCTGCCCGGTTGCGATGGCATGGATGTGCTTAGGCATTTCAGAAGCCACAATAGGCAAACAAGCGTAATTATCCTATCTGCTAGAAGTCAGATTGATGATAAGGTGGAGGGTTTGGATGCGGGAGCCAATGACTATATGGCTAAGCCCTTTCATCTTGAGGAGCTAGAAGCTAGAATCAGAAGTCTCACTAGGAGAAAGTTCATACAAAAGGATAAGAATTTGAGCTACCAAGGTTTGAAATTTGACACTATAAATAGGACAACTAGCTATAAGGATAAGATCATATCCCTTACAAGAAAAGAAAGGGGCATCTTGGAATACTTGCTTTTGAATTTAGAAAGACCCATAAGTCAAGAAGAATTGATAGAACACGTCTGGGATGGCAGTGTCGATCCCTTTTCTAATTCAATAAGAGTTCACATGTCAAGTCTTAGAAAAAAATTAAAAGAAGCCATGGGTTTTGACCCCATTAAAAACAAGGTGGGTTTGGGCTACCAAATAGGAGGAAGGCATGAATAA
- a CDS encoding thioredoxin, which produces MILGIAMVVFGLYRGEGDTVLQKAIKLCLECVGIG; this is translated from the coding sequence ATGATACTTGGAATCGCCATGGTGGTCTTCGGACTTTATAGAGGCGAGGGCGATACTGTTTTGCAAAAAGCGATAAAGCTGTGTTTGGAGTGTGTTGGAATTGGATAA
- a CDS encoding 4Fe-4S binding protein gives MELDKKSGLISQTIAKFKLLIQAVATILTNIHLPNFLKGEIYRGRFKKVCVPGLNCYSCPGAAGACPIGAFQAVVGSSKFSFAYYITGFLILLGMLLGRFICGFMCPFGWFQDLVHKIPSKKFSTKKLHYLKYLKYVIFLVMVLALPILVTNELGMGNPFFCKYLCPQGVLEGAIPLSIKNAGIRAALGKLFSWKLSLLIAVLGFSIFTYRPFCKFICPLGAFYAVMNKFSFLQMFVNEKCVSCGKCKRVCPMDVDVVKNPNSAECIRCGVCIKSCPTKAISYKYGLGVLKCEKADKKP, from the coding sequence TTGGAATTGGATAAAAAGTCAGGTCTCATATCTCAAACAATAGCCAAATTCAAGCTTTTGATCCAAGCAGTAGCAACGATTTTGACTAATATACACTTGCCTAATTTCTTAAAAGGCGAAATATATAGGGGAAGATTTAAAAAAGTTTGTGTGCCGGGCTTGAATTGCTATTCTTGTCCGGGTGCAGCTGGAGCTTGTCCAATAGGAGCCTTCCAGGCTGTAGTGGGTTCCTCAAAATTTTCATTTGCCTACTACATCACAGGCTTTTTAATTTTGCTTGGCATGCTTTTGGGAAGGTTTATTTGTGGATTTATGTGTCCATTTGGGTGGTTTCAAGACCTTGTCCACAAGATTCCAAGCAAGAAATTTTCGACTAAAAAGCTCCATTACTTGAAATATTTAAAATATGTGATATTTCTTGTAATGGTCTTGGCACTTCCCATCCTTGTTACTAATGAACTTGGCATGGGCAATCCCTTCTTCTGCAAGTACCTCTGCCCACAAGGGGTACTGGAAGGAGCAATTCCCCTATCAATTAAGAATGCTGGCATAAGGGCAGCTCTTGGGAAACTTTTTTCATGGAAACTCTCCTTACTAATTGCTGTCCTGGGCTTTAGCATTTTTACTTATAGACCATTTTGTAAATTTATATGTCCTCTAGGAGCCTTTTACGCAGTTATGAACAAGTTTTCATTTTTGCAAATGTTTGTAAATGAAAAGTGCGTTTCTTGCGGCAAATGTAAAAGGGTTTGCCCCATGGATGTAGATGTTGTCAAAAACCCAAACTCAGCAGAGTGTATAAGGTGCGGAGTTTGTATAAAATCCTGTCCTACTAAGGCGATAAGCTATAAATATGGACTTGGAGTTTTGAAGTGTGAAAAGGCTGATAAAAAGCCTTGA